Proteins from one Mycobacterium sp. HUMS_12744610 genomic window:
- a CDS encoding alpha/beta hydrolase, which yields MRRPLPSVAALLAVSTVLAGCVPGLPADPRFATNSGARPQGAAPSKPKPSGPPPIAAPKNDLSWRDCTSRVFTDAAVPVPAGVRLDCATYDTDLDPINGGSGTLTIGAVRARSDRTPRDAGPLVFTTGSDLPSSAQLPVWLARAGAGVLQTHPIVAVDRRGMGMSTPIDCRDRFDRDAMRNQAQFQRGDDPVANLSDISNTATTNCTDAIAPGASAYDNVHAAFDIERLRTLWDVPAVALVGVGNGAQVALTYASSRPGKVARLILDSPVALGTGAEAAAEQQVKGQQAALDAFAAQCVALNCALVPDPKGAVSALLSDARAGRGPGGASVAQVANAITVALGYPSGGSTDTVSSLANALASARSGDVDPLNTLITHADATQDTDGQFVNSCSDAVNRPTPDRVRELVVAWGKLYPQFGTVGALNMVKCVHWPTSSPPAPPKDLKIDVLLAGVQKDPIVGTGGVAATAALIINANAASKRVMWQGIGHGASIYSACAIPPLIAYLNDGKLPGTDTYCPA from the coding sequence ATGCGTCGGCCCCTCCCGTCCGTTGCGGCCCTGCTCGCGGTGAGCACGGTGCTGGCCGGCTGTGTCCCGGGCCTGCCCGCCGACCCGCGCTTCGCCACCAACTCCGGCGCCCGGCCGCAGGGGGCGGCCCCGAGCAAGCCGAAGCCGAGCGGACCGCCGCCGATCGCCGCACCCAAGAACGACCTCTCCTGGCGCGACTGCACGTCGCGGGTGTTCACCGACGCGGCCGTCCCCGTCCCCGCCGGTGTCCGGCTGGACTGCGCCACCTACGACACCGACCTCGACCCGATCAACGGCGGGTCGGGAACCCTGACCATCGGGGCGGTCCGCGCCCGGTCGGATCGCACCCCGCGCGACGCCGGTCCGCTGGTGTTCACCACCGGCTCCGACCTGCCGTCCTCGGCGCAGCTGCCGGTGTGGCTGGCGCGGGCGGGCGCCGGCGTGCTGCAAACCCACCCGATCGTCGCCGTCGACCGCCGCGGCATGGGGATGTCGACCCCGATCGACTGCCGCGACCGCTTCGACCGGGACGCGATGCGCAACCAGGCGCAATTCCAGCGTGGCGACGACCCCGTCGCCAACCTGTCCGACATCTCCAACACCGCCACCACCAACTGCACCGACGCCATCGCCCCGGGCGCCTCCGCCTACGACAACGTGCACGCCGCCTTCGACATCGAGCGACTGCGCACCCTGTGGGACGTGCCCGCGGTCGCGCTCGTGGGAGTCGGCAACGGCGCCCAGGTGGCGCTCACCTACGCCTCGTCGCGGCCGGGCAAGGTTGCCCGGCTGATCCTGGACTCCCCGGTCGCGTTGGGAACCGGCGCCGAGGCGGCCGCCGAGCAGCAGGTCAAGGGCCAGCAGGCCGCGCTCGACGCGTTCGCCGCCCAGTGCGTGGCGCTCAACTGCGCGCTGGTCCCCGACCCCAAGGGCGCCGTCAGCGCGCTGCTGTCCGACGCGCGCGCCGGCCGGGGCCCCGGCGGGGCGTCGGTCGCGCAGGTGGCCAACGCCATCACCGTCGCCCTGGGCTACCCGTCCGGCGGGAGCACCGACACGGTCTCGAGCCTGGCCAACGCGCTGGCCAGCGCCCGTTCCGGCGACGTCGACCCGCTGAACACCCTGATCACCCACGCCGACGCCACCCAGGACACCGACGGCCAGTTCGTCAACTCCTGCAGCGACGCGGTCAACCGCCCCACCCCCGACCGGGTCCGCGAACTCGTCGTGGCGTGGGGCAAGCTCTACCCGCAGTTCGGCACGGTCGGCGCGCTCAACATGGTCAAATGCGTGCACTGGCCCACCAGCTCACCGCCGGCGCCGCCGAAAGACCTGAAGATCGACGTGTTGCTGGCCGGCGTGCAGAAGGACCCGATCGTGGGCACCGGTGGCGTCGCCGCGACGGCGGCCCTCATCATCAACGCCAACGCGGCCAGCAAGCGGGTGATGTGGCAGGGCATCGGGCACGGTGCGAGCATCTATTCCGCGTGCGCGATCCCGCCGCTGATCGCCTACCTCAACGACGGCAAGCTGCCCGGCACCGACACCTACTGTCCCGCCTGA
- the aftC gene encoding arabinofuranan 3-O-arabinosyltransferase, with protein MYGSLVTAADSTRTGWGDRILTAFRPRTGAPGAAAVVRSALWPVAILSVLHRSIPLSLNGNITDDFKPVYRAVLNFRHGWDIYNEHFDYVDPHYLYPPGGTLLMAPFGYLSFTPSRYLFILINTVAILIAWYLLLRMFKFTLSSVAAPALLTAMFATETVTSTLVFTNINGCVLLAEILFLRWLLDGRFSRQWWAGVAIGLTLTLKPLLGPLLLLPLLNRQWRALVPAFAIPVVINAAAWPLVSDPMDFLTRTVPYILGTRDYFNSSIEGNGVYFGLPAWLILFMRILFTLLAIGALWLLYRYYRTRDQLFWFTSSTGVLLLWSWLVLSLAQGYYSMMLFPFLMTVVLPNSLIRNWPAWLGIYGFLTLDDWLIYKWMRYGRALHYLKITYGWSLLLIVAFTVLYFRYLDAKAEGRLDDGIDPAWLPAGRATVDS; from the coding sequence GTGTACGGTTCGCTCGTGACGGCAGCTGACTCGACCCGAACCGGCTGGGGTGACCGGATCCTGACCGCTTTTCGTCCCCGCACCGGCGCGCCCGGCGCGGCGGCGGTCGTGCGATCGGCGTTGTGGCCGGTGGCCATCCTGTCGGTGCTGCACCGCAGCATCCCGCTTTCCCTCAACGGCAACATCACCGACGACTTCAAGCCGGTGTACCGGGCGGTGCTTAACTTCCGGCACGGCTGGGACATCTACAACGAGCACTTCGACTACGTCGACCCGCACTACCTGTACCCGCCCGGCGGCACGCTGCTGATGGCGCCGTTCGGATACCTTTCCTTCACGCCGTCGCGCTACCTGTTCATCCTGATCAACACCGTGGCCATCCTGATCGCCTGGTACCTGCTGCTGCGGATGTTCAAGTTCACCCTGTCCTCGGTGGCCGCACCCGCCCTGCTGACGGCCATGTTCGCCACCGAGACCGTGACCAGCACGCTGGTGTTCACCAACATCAACGGCTGCGTCCTGTTGGCGGAAATCCTGTTCCTGCGCTGGCTGCTGGACGGCCGGTTCAGCCGGCAGTGGTGGGCCGGTGTCGCCATCGGCCTGACGCTCACGCTCAAACCGCTGCTGGGACCGTTGCTGTTGCTGCCGCTGCTGAACCGGCAGTGGCGCGCGCTGGTGCCGGCCTTCGCCATCCCCGTGGTGATCAACGCGGCGGCGTGGCCGTTGGTGAGCGACCCGATGGACTTCCTCACCCGCACGGTGCCCTACATCCTGGGCACCCGCGACTACTTCAACAGCTCCATCGAGGGCAACGGCGTGTACTTCGGCCTGCCCGCCTGGCTGATCTTGTTCATGCGGATCCTGTTCACGCTGCTGGCGATCGGCGCCCTGTGGCTGCTGTACCGCTACTACCGCACCCGCGACCAACTGTTCTGGTTCACCAGCTCGACGGGCGTGCTACTGCTGTGGTCGTGGCTGGTGCTGTCGCTGGCCCAGGGCTACTACTCGATGATGCTGTTCCCGTTCCTGATGACTGTGGTGCTGCCCAACTCGCTGATCCGCAACTGGCCGGCGTGGCTGGGCATCTACGGCTTCCTGACGCTGGACGACTGGCTGATCTACAAGTGGATGCGGTACGGCCGCGCGCTGCATTACCTGAAGATCACCTACGGCTGGTCGCTGCTGCTGATCGTGGCGTTCACCGTGCTGTACTTCCGCTACCTGGACGCCAAGGCCGAGGGCCGGCTGGACGACGGGATCGACCCCGCCTGGTTACCGGCCGGCCGCGCTACCGTTGACTCATGA
- the msrB gene encoding peptide-methionine (R)-S-oxide reductase MsrB, which translates to MTSPKVQLSDAEWRQKLTREEFEVLRRAGTERPFTGEYTDTTTEGIYQCRACGAELFRSTEKFESHCGWPSFFDPSSSDAVILRSDTSLGMTRTEVLCATCHSHLGHVFTGEGYPTPTDQRYCINSISLRLVPTGS; encoded by the coding sequence ATGACCAGTCCCAAGGTGCAACTGAGCGACGCCGAGTGGCGGCAGAAACTCACGCGTGAGGAGTTCGAGGTGCTTCGCCGTGCCGGCACCGAGCGGCCGTTCACGGGCGAATACACCGACACCACCACCGAAGGCATCTACCAATGCCGGGCCTGCGGTGCCGAATTGTTCCGCAGCACCGAGAAATTCGAGTCGCACTGCGGCTGGCCGTCGTTCTTCGACCCGTCGAGCTCCGACGCGGTGATCCTGCGTTCCGACACCTCGCTGGGGATGACCCGCACCGAGGTGCTGTGCGCCACCTGCCACAGCCACCTGGGTCACGTGTTCACCGGTGAGGGCTACCCGACGCCCACCGACCAGCGCTACTGCATCAACTCCATCTCGCTGCGCCTGGTCCCGACGGGCTCATAG
- a CDS encoding class I SAM-dependent methyltransferase, with the protein MTVPFDPTDPARFEEMYRDERLSNGLPAATPWDIGGPQPVVRRLVALGAVRGEVLDPGTGPGHHAIYYASQGYAATGIDGSATALERARDNAQKAGVSVDFELADATRLDGFEGRFDTVVDCAFYHTFSTDPELQKSYVRALHRATRPGARLYMFEFGAHDVNGFTMMRSLSEDDFRQVLPPGGWEITYLGPTTYLVNMSAETIEMMAARNPDMAEQARSLLERFRAMEPWLQGGRVHAPFWEVHATRVD; encoded by the coding sequence ATGACGGTCCCCTTCGACCCGACAGATCCCGCCCGGTTCGAGGAGATGTACCGCGACGAGCGGCTGTCGAACGGCCTGCCGGCGGCCACGCCGTGGGACATCGGCGGGCCGCAGCCGGTGGTCCGGCGGCTGGTCGCCCTCGGCGCCGTGCGGGGTGAGGTGCTCGACCCGGGCACCGGGCCCGGCCACCACGCCATCTACTACGCCTCGCAGGGGTATGCGGCCACCGGCATCGACGGCTCGGCGACCGCGTTGGAGCGGGCCCGGGACAACGCGCAAAAGGCAGGTGTGTCGGTCGATTTCGAGCTGGCCGACGCGACCAGGCTGGACGGTTTCGAGGGCCGCTTCGACACCGTCGTGGACTGCGCTTTCTACCACACGTTCAGCACCGATCCCGAGCTGCAGAAGTCCTACGTGCGGGCGCTGCACCGAGCCACCAGGCCGGGCGCGCGGCTGTACATGTTCGAGTTCGGCGCGCACGACGTCAACGGCTTCACCATGATGCGGTCGCTGTCCGAGGACGACTTTCGTCAGGTGCTGCCGCCGGGTGGCTGGGAGATCACCTATCTTGGCCCGACGACCTACCTGGTCAACATGAGCGCCGAGACCATCGAGATGATGGCCGCGCGCAACCCCGACATGGCCGAGCAGGCCCGGAGCCTGCTGGAGCGGTTCCGGGCGATGGAGCCGTGGCTGCAGGGCGGTCGTGTGCACGCCCCGTTCTGGGAGGTGCACGCCACGCGCGTGGACTGA
- the hemQ gene encoding hydrogen peroxide-dependent heme synthase translates to MAKLDYDALNATVRYLMFSVFSVRPGALGEQREAVVDDAATFLKLQEERGVVVRGLYDVAGLRADADFMIWTHAETVEALQATYADFRRTTTLGRACAPVWSSVALHRPAEFNKSHIPAFLAGEEPGAYICVYPFVRSYEWYLLPDEERRRMLSEHGMAAREYKDVRANTVPAFALGDYEWILAFEAPELHRIVDLMRELRATDARRHTREETPFFTGPRVAVEQLVNALP, encoded by the coding sequence ATGGCCAAGCTCGATTACGACGCGCTGAATGCGACGGTGCGCTACCTGATGTTCTCGGTGTTCTCCGTGCGCCCGGGCGCGCTCGGCGAACAGCGGGAAGCCGTCGTCGACGACGCGGCGACCTTCTTGAAGCTGCAGGAGGAGCGCGGCGTCGTGGTGCGCGGCCTCTACGACGTCGCCGGCCTGCGGGCCGACGCCGACTTCATGATCTGGACCCACGCCGAGACCGTCGAGGCGCTGCAGGCGACCTACGCCGACTTCCGGCGCACCACAACGCTGGGCCGGGCCTGCGCGCCGGTGTGGAGCAGCGTGGCGCTGCACCGCCCGGCCGAGTTCAACAAGAGCCACATCCCGGCGTTTCTGGCCGGCGAGGAACCCGGCGCCTACATCTGCGTGTATCCGTTCGTGCGGTCCTACGAGTGGTACCTGCTGCCCGACGAGGAGCGCCGCCGCATGCTCTCCGAGCACGGCATGGCCGCCCGGGAGTACAAGGACGTCCGCGCCAACACCGTCCCGGCGTTCGCGCTCGGGGACTACGAGTGGATCCTGGCGTTCGAGGCCCCCGAGCTGCACCGCATCGTCGACCTGATGCGCGAGCTGCGCGCCACCGACGCCCGGCGGCACACCCGCGAGGAGACGCCGTTCTTCACCGGGCCGCGGGTGGCGGTCGAGCAGCTGGTGAACGCGCTGCCATGA
- a CDS encoding protoporphyrinogen oxidase: MTSRSYCVVGGGVSGLTAAYRLRAADADADITLVEPGDRLGGILRTERVGAQSMDVGAEAFVLRRPELPALLAELGLSGRQLATTGARPLIYAGQTLHPLPTGTVVGIPSSAASMVGLVDEATVARIEAEPARPLDWRPGADPAVADLVGERFGEQTVARSVDPLLSGVYAGSAATIGLRAAAPGVAAALDGGAACLTDAVRRALPLATGAPVFGAIDGGYQVLVDELVRRSRLRRVRAAVRRLDRAGAGWDLLDDSGARHHADAVVLAIPPAQVAQLVAGIAPHSAAAAGRIVCASSAVVALAVPADTPFPQCSGVLVASGERLRCKAVTLSSRKWGARGDTQLLRLSFGRCGDGLAESASDDDLLGWALSDLVDVFGLSVEPVDVRVQRWLAAMPQYGPGHAALVAEVRAGLPPGLAVAGSYLDGIGVPACVGSAGRAVEALEAEVAR; encoded by the coding sequence ATGACATCTCGCTCGTATTGCGTTGTCGGGGGCGGTGTTTCGGGGCTGACGGCGGCCTACCGGCTGCGTGCGGCCGATGCGGACGCCGACATCACGCTCGTGGAGCCCGGTGACCGGCTGGGCGGGATCCTGCGCACCGAGCGCGTCGGGGCGCAGTCGATGGACGTCGGCGCCGAGGCGTTCGTGCTGCGCCGGCCCGAGCTGCCCGCGCTGCTGGCCGAACTCGGGCTGTCCGGGCGCCAGCTCGCCACCACCGGCGCGCGGCCGCTGATCTACGCCGGGCAGACGTTGCATCCGCTGCCGACGGGTACCGTCGTCGGGATCCCGTCGTCGGCGGCCTCGATGGTGGGGCTGGTCGACGAGGCCACCGTCGCACGCATCGAGGCCGAGCCCGCCCGCCCGCTGGACTGGCGCCCCGGCGCCGATCCGGCGGTCGCCGACCTGGTGGGTGAGCGCTTCGGCGAACAGACGGTGGCCCGCTCGGTGGATCCGCTGCTCAGCGGGGTGTATGCGGGTTCCGCGGCGACGATAGGCCTGCGCGCGGCGGCCCCCGGCGTGGCGGCGGCCCTCGATGGCGGCGCCGCCTGCCTGACCGACGCGGTCCGCCGGGCACTGCCGCTGGCCACCGGCGCGCCGGTGTTCGGGGCGATCGACGGCGGCTATCAGGTGCTGGTCGACGAGCTGGTGCGGCGCAGCCGGTTGCGCCGGGTCCGCGCCGCGGTGCGCCGGCTCGACCGGGCCGGGGCCGGCTGGGACCTGCTCGACGACTCCGGTGCGCGCCACCACGCCGACGCGGTGGTCCTGGCGATTCCGCCCGCACAGGTGGCGCAGCTGGTGGCCGGCATCGCCCCGCACAGCGCCGCGGCCGCCGGCCGGATCGTCTGCGCGTCGTCGGCGGTGGTGGCGCTCGCGGTGCCCGCCGACACCCCGTTCCCGCAGTGTTCGGGCGTGCTGGTGGCCAGCGGGGAGCGGTTGCGGTGTAAGGCGGTCACCCTGTCGTCCCGCAAGTGGGGCGCCCGCGGGGACACCCAGCTGCTGCGGCTGTCGTTCGGGCGTTGCGGCGACGGGCTGGCCGAATCCGCCTCGGACGACGACCTGCTGGGCTGGGCGCTGAGCGACCTGGTCGACGTGTTCGGGCTGTCCGTCGAGCCGGTCGACGTGCGCGTGCAGCGCTGGCTCGCGGCGATGCCGCAGTACGGTCCCGGACACGCCGCGCTGGTCGCCGAGGTGCGCGCGGGTCTGCCCCCGGGGCTGGCCGTGGCGGGCAGCTACCTGGACGGCATCGGCGTGCCGGCGTGTGTCGGCTCGGCGGGACGCGCGGTCGAGGCCCTCGAAGCGGAAGTGGCACGATAG
- the hemE gene encoding uroporphyrinogen decarboxylase, which yields MSTRRDLPESPYLAAVTGRKPSRAPVWFMRQAGRSLPEYRALRANHNMLAACFDAELVCEITLQPVRRHGVDAAILFSDIVVPLLGAGIDLDIVAGVGPVIAAPVRTAADVDGLKPLDPQRIQPVSDAVGLLVAALGEVPLIGFAGAPFTLASYLIEGGPSRHHARTKAMMLAEPDSWHALLGKLADVTVGFLRAQLDAGVDAIQVFDSWAGALSLADYRTYVQPHSARVFAELADYGVPMTHFGVGTAELLGAMSDCGATVVGVDWRTSLADAASRVGAGTALQGNLDPVVLLADWPAVERAARAVVDDGRRAVDAGAAGHVFNLGHGVLPETDAGVLTELVSLVHSL from the coding sequence ATGAGTACTCGCCGCGACCTACCCGAGTCGCCGTATCTGGCCGCCGTGACCGGTCGCAAACCCAGCCGGGCGCCGGTGTGGTTCATGCGCCAGGCCGGCCGCTCGCTGCCCGAATACCGCGCGCTGCGCGCCAACCACAACATGCTGGCCGCCTGCTTCGACGCCGAGCTGGTGTGTGAGATCACCCTGCAGCCGGTGCGCCGCCACGGCGTCGACGCGGCGATCCTGTTCTCCGACATCGTGGTGCCGCTGCTCGGCGCCGGCATCGACCTGGACATCGTCGCCGGTGTCGGGCCGGTCATCGCCGCGCCGGTGCGCACCGCGGCCGACGTCGATGGGCTCAAACCCCTTGACCCGCAACGAATTCAGCCGGTTTCGGACGCGGTCGGGTTGCTGGTGGCCGCGCTCGGGGAGGTCCCGCTGATCGGGTTCGCCGGTGCGCCGTTCACCCTGGCGTCCTACCTGATCGAGGGGGGCCCGAGCCGCCACCACGCCCGCACCAAGGCGATGATGCTGGCCGAACCCGACAGCTGGCACGCGCTGCTGGGCAAGCTGGCCGACGTCACCGTCGGTTTCCTGCGGGCCCAGCTCGACGCGGGGGTGGACGCCATCCAGGTGTTCGACTCGTGGGCGGGGGCTCTGTCGCTGGCCGACTACCGCACCTACGTGCAGCCGCACAGCGCTCGGGTGTTCGCCGAGCTGGCCGACTACGGCGTGCCGATGACGCACTTCGGGGTCGGCACCGCCGAGTTGCTGGGCGCGATGTCGGACTGCGGGGCCACGGTGGTCGGTGTGGACTGGCGTACCTCGCTCGCGGACGCCGCGTCCCGCGTCGGCGCCGGCACGGCGCTGCAGGGCAACCTCGACCCGGTGGTTCTGCTCGCGGACTGGCCGGCGGTGGAGCGCGCCGCGCGCGCGGTGGTCGACGACGGACGCCGCGCCGTCGACGCCGGGGCGGCCGGTCACGTGTTCAACCTCGGCCACGGGGTGCTCCCGGAAACCGATGCCGGCGTGCTGACCGAGTTGGTGTCGCTGGTCCACTCGCTATGA
- a CDS encoding gluconate 2-dehydrogenase subunit 3 family protein: MADVTSGHHLPNLRPDGKPLHPSWLPRQRRGVTPQMIGRYPDYDVLGAMDTWDGATRRVVLARLEEPGPLRFFDASEEPTLRAFCDIALAQDADPRIPVAEMVDAKLADGEFDGYQYAGMPDDRDTWHMVLAGLNETAEATSGAESFAAAPIEDQEFIVGRFAKAQLCGGTWEKLNVKRAWSVVMRGALGAFYSHPWAWNEIGFGGPAYPRGFMRLGGVANREQFETPGATAEDPAGAVEEDHLYG; the protein is encoded by the coding sequence GTGGCTGACGTCACCAGCGGCCACCACCTGCCAAACCTGCGTCCGGACGGCAAGCCGCTGCACCCGTCGTGGCTGCCCCGCCAGCGCCGCGGCGTCACACCGCAGATGATCGGCCGCTACCCCGACTACGACGTGCTCGGCGCCATGGACACCTGGGACGGGGCCACCCGCCGGGTGGTGCTGGCCCGGCTCGAGGAGCCGGGCCCGTTGCGGTTCTTCGACGCCTCCGAGGAACCCACGCTGCGCGCGTTCTGCGACATCGCGCTGGCCCAGGACGCCGACCCGCGGATCCCGGTGGCCGAGATGGTCGACGCCAAGCTGGCCGACGGCGAGTTCGACGGCTACCAGTACGCCGGCATGCCCGACGACCGCGATACCTGGCACATGGTGCTCGCCGGCTTGAATGAGACAGCCGAGGCGACCTCGGGCGCGGAGTCGTTCGCGGCGGCCCCCATCGAGGACCAGGAGTTCATCGTCGGGCGCTTCGCCAAGGCACAGCTCTGCGGCGGGACGTGGGAGAAGCTCAACGTCAAGCGGGCGTGGTCGGTGGTGATGCGGGGCGCGTTAGGCGCGTTCTACAGCCACCCGTGGGCCTGGAACGAGATCGGGTTCGGCGGGCCGGCCTACCCGCGCGGTTTCATGCGGCTCGGCGGGGTGGCCAACCGCGAGCAGTTCGAGACCCCGGGTGCCACCGCCGAGGACCCGGCCGGGGCCGTCGAGGAGGACCACCTCTATGGGTGA
- a CDS encoding GMC family oxidoreductase produces MGDFWRGVFKGSVGPRDNDSRFLLDVHSRELPGEATMRRYSDDEEVDLVIVGAGAGGSVLAQRLARAGWRIVILEAGPFWHPDEDWVSDEAGSRHLYWTQKRIIGGADPIELGKNNSGRGVGGSMVHYAGYTPRFHPSDFETFSRDAVGVDWPISYADLLPHYERVERELPVAGQDWPWGYQHRYPHAPHPVSGSAMKIWEGALNLGIEMRVGPVGIVNGTFGNRPHCIYRGYCLQGCKVNAKASPYVTHLPDALNHGVEIRANCMAGRIELDGNGNASGVTYFANDDDGSFRERFQRAKVVAVAGYSIETPRLLLNSTSPSFPDGLCNNHDQVGRYVMVQGATQTAGRWPEELRMYKAPPPEVSSEQFYETDPDRGFARGFSIQTVSPLPIGWAEHVLADGHWGPALREYMRDYNHWAVVGVLNELLPHADNRVTTVDGETDRYGIPIARMDYSLSGNDRANMDYSREVITNILHAGGAQDILTIERFAHLIGGARMGTDPEKSVVNSDHRSWAVPNLFITDGSVCPTQGSANPALTIMALASRLGERIARGDIKAEAVGVGARSGRG; encoded by the coding sequence ATGGGTGACTTCTGGCGCGGCGTGTTCAAGGGTTCGGTGGGCCCGCGCGACAACGATTCGCGATTTCTGCTCGACGTACACTCGCGCGAACTGCCCGGCGAGGCCACCATGCGCCGCTACTCCGACGACGAGGAAGTCGACCTGGTGATCGTCGGCGCGGGCGCGGGCGGCTCGGTGCTGGCCCAGCGGCTGGCCCGGGCGGGCTGGCGCATCGTGATCCTCGAGGCCGGGCCGTTCTGGCACCCCGACGAGGACTGGGTCTCCGACGAAGCCGGATCGCGCCACCTGTACTGGACGCAGAAGCGGATCATCGGCGGCGCGGACCCGATCGAGCTGGGCAAGAACAACTCCGGCCGCGGCGTGGGCGGGTCGATGGTGCACTACGCCGGCTACACGCCCCGCTTCCACCCCAGCGACTTCGAGACCTTCAGCCGCGACGCGGTCGGCGTTGACTGGCCGATCAGCTACGCCGACCTGCTGCCGCACTACGAACGCGTCGAGCGCGAACTCCCCGTCGCCGGCCAGGACTGGCCGTGGGGATACCAGCACCGCTACCCGCACGCGCCCCATCCGGTGTCGGGGTCGGCCATGAAGATCTGGGAGGGCGCGCTGAACCTGGGCATCGAGATGCGCGTCGGCCCGGTGGGCATCGTCAACGGCACCTTCGGCAACCGGCCGCACTGCATCTACCGCGGCTACTGCCTGCAGGGCTGCAAGGTCAACGCCAAGGCCAGCCCGTACGTCACCCACCTGCCCGACGCGCTGAACCACGGCGTCGAGATTCGCGCGAACTGCATGGCCGGGCGCATCGAGCTCGATGGAAACGGGAACGCAAGCGGGGTAACCTATTTCGCCAACGACGACGACGGGAGTTTTCGAGAGCGGTTCCAGCGCGCCAAGGTGGTCGCGGTGGCCGGCTACTCGATCGAGACGCCCCGGCTGCTGCTCAACTCGACCAGCCCGAGCTTCCCCGACGGCCTGTGCAACAACCACGACCAGGTCGGCCGCTACGTGATGGTGCAGGGCGCCACGCAGACCGCCGGGCGCTGGCCGGAGGAGCTGCGGATGTACAAGGCGCCGCCGCCGGAGGTCTCCTCGGAGCAGTTCTACGAGACCGATCCCGACCGGGGCTTCGCCCGCGGGTTCTCCATCCAGACCGTCTCCCCGCTGCCGATCGGCTGGGCCGAGCACGTGCTGGCCGACGGGCACTGGGGGCCGGCGCTGCGCGAATACATGCGCGACTACAACCACTGGGCCGTCGTCGGCGTGCTCAACGAGCTGCTGCCCCATGCGGACAACCGGGTGACCACCGTGGACGGGGAGACCGATCGCTATGGCATTCCGATCGCCCGGATGGACTACAGCCTCTCCGGTAACGACAGGGCCAACATGGACTACTCGAGGGAGGTCATCACCAACATCCTGCACGCCGGCGGCGCCCAGGACATCCTCACCATCGAGCGCTTCGCCCACCTCATCGGCGGCGCCCGGATGGGCACCGACCCGGAGAAGAGCGTCGTCAACTCCGACCACCGCAGCTGGGCGGTGCCGAACCTGTTCATCACCGACGGTTCGGTGTGCCCCACCCAGGGCAGCGCCAACCCGGCGCTGACCATCATGGCGCTGGCGTCGCGGCTGGGCGAGCGGATCGCCCGCGGCGACATCAAGGCCGAGGCCGTCGGCGTGGGTGCACGCTCCGGGCGTGGTTAG
- a CDS encoding enoyl-CoA hydratase/isomerase family protein, which yields MPVSVPPVSYDEFPSLRCERGENGVLTLVLDAPGLNSVGPQMHRDLADIWPVIDRDPDVRAVLVHGEGRAFSSGGSFDLIAETMGGYEDRMRIMREARDLVFNMINCDKPVVSAIRGPAVGAGLVVALLSDISVASRTAKLIDGHTKLGVAAGDHAAICWPLLVGMAKAKYYLLTCETLLGEEAERIGLVSACVDDDDVLTTAAGIAEKLAQGAQNAIRFTKHSLNHWYRMFGPTFETSVGLEFLSFSGPDVAEGLAAHREKRPANFTGTAT from the coding sequence ATGCCCGTCAGTGTCCCCCCGGTGAGTTACGACGAGTTCCCCAGCCTGCGTTGTGAACGCGGCGAGAACGGGGTGCTGACGCTGGTTCTCGACGCGCCCGGGCTGAACTCGGTCGGGCCCCAGATGCACCGCGACCTCGCCGACATCTGGCCGGTGATCGATCGCGACCCCGACGTGCGCGCGGTGCTGGTGCACGGTGAGGGCAGGGCGTTCTCCTCCGGCGGCAGCTTCGATCTGATCGCCGAGACCATGGGCGGCTACGAGGACCGGATGCGCATCATGCGTGAGGCCCGCGACCTGGTGTTCAACATGATCAACTGCGACAAGCCGGTGGTCTCGGCGATCCGGGGTCCGGCCGTCGGCGCGGGCCTGGTGGTGGCGCTGCTGTCCGACATCTCGGTGGCCAGCCGAACCGCCAAGCTCATCGACGGGCACACCAAGCTCGGGGTGGCCGCGGGTGACCACGCTGCGATCTGCTGGCCGCTGCTGGTCGGCATGGCCAAGGCCAAGTACTACCTGCTCACCTGCGAAACGCTGCTGGGCGAGGAGGCCGAGCGCATCGGCCTGGTCTCGGCGTGCGTGGACGACGACGACGTGCTGACCACCGCCGCCGGCATCGCCGAGAAGCTGGCACAGGGCGCGCAGAACGCGATCCGCTTCACCAAGCACAGCCTCAACCACTGGTATCGGATGTTCGGCCCGACCTTCGAGACGTCGGTGGGCCTGGAATTCCTCAGCTTCAGTGGGCCCGACGTGGCCGAGGGCCTGGCCGCGCACCGAGAGAAACGCCCCGCGAACTTCACCGGCACCGCCACCTAG